A region of Lycium barbarum isolate Lr01 chromosome 1, ASM1917538v2, whole genome shotgun sequence DNA encodes the following proteins:
- the LOC132632522 gene encoding BTB/POZ domain-containing protein POB1-like isoform X2: MPFLSLSSSFSYSLTSFKLNSSATTRIHTSYLQQFNPPKRNHLRVFPLILMKDQNLDLFDPRTAIMDPDYSPTRTREPDFAFAFNDSNFSDRVLRIEILGDSIDGCDDSNNGCNSLADWARNRKRRREDFKKENALDITACPEEQIIRCNQIDSEDADTENQDESVVAMIEEPNSGDEAANSDDSTWNCDSPRVIRVKTLHISSPILAAKSPFFYKLFSNGMRESEQRQVTLRINASEEAALMELLNFMYSNTLTTNTGPALLDVLMAADKFEVASCMRYCSRLLRNLPMTPESALLYLELPSSVLMADAVQPLTDAAKQFLAARYKDITKFQEEVIKLPLAGIEAILSSDDLQVASEDAVYDFVLKWTRAHYPLIEDRREVLSSRLGRCIRYPFMSCRKLRKVLTCNDFEHEFASKLVLEALFFKAEAPHRQRTQAAEESGSTSRRFVERAYKYRPVKVVEFELPRQQCIVYLDLKRDECANLFPSGRVYSQAFHLGGQGFFLSAHCNMDQQSSFHCFGLFLGMQEKGSVTFAVDYEFAARTKPAEEYVSKYKGNYTFTGGKAVGYRNLFAIPWTSFTAEDSLYFINGVLHLRAELTIRH; encoded by the exons AtgccttttctctctctctcttcttctttttcttattcTCTCACTAGTTTTAAATTAAATTCATCTGCAACGACTCGAATCCACACATCTTATCTTCAGCAATTTAATCCCCCAAAACGAAACCACCTTAGGGTTTTTCCATTGATACTTATGAAGGATCAGAATTTGGACTTATTTGACCCGAGAACGGCAATAATGGACCCGGATTATTCCCCGACCCGTACCCGAGAACCCGATTTCGCTTTCGCCTTCAACGATAGCAACTTCTCTGATCGTGTCCTTCGGATCGAGATCCTAGGCGATTCAATCGACGGTTGTGATGATTCTAATAATGGATGTAATAGCCTTGCTGATTGGGCGCGTAATCGTAAACGCCGCCGTGAAGATTTTAAAAAGGAAAACG CTTTGGATATCACAGCATGCCCTGAAGAACAGATAATAAGATGTAATCAAATTGATAGTGAAGATGCTGATACCGAAAATCAAGACGAATCAGTTGTTGCAATGATTGAAGAGCCAAACTCAG GAGATGAAGCTGCTAATAGTGACGATTCAACTTGGAATTGTGATTCGCCAAGGGTTATAAGAGTTAAAACACTACACATTAGCTCCCCCATTTTAGCAGCCAAGAGTCCATTCTTCTACAAG CTCTTCTCAAATGGGATGAGAGAGTCTGAGCAAAGACAAGTGACTCTACGTATTAATGCTTCAG AGGAAGCTGCATTGATGGAGCTCCTCAATTTTATGTATAGCAATACGTTGACTACAAATACCGGGCCTGCTTTGCTGGATGTGCTCATGGCTGCTGATAAGTTTGAGGTTGCTTCTTGCATGAGGTATTGCAGCCGACTGCTACGTAATTTGCCTATGACTCCGGAGTCAGCTTTGCTTTATTTGGAGCTTCCCTCTAGTGTCCTGATGGCTGATGCAGTTCAGCCATTGACTGATGCAGCAAAACAATTCCTAGCCGCACGATACAAAGATATAACCAA GTTTCAAGAAGAGGTCATCAAGTTGCCTCTTGCTGGTATTGAGGCAATTTTGTCCAGTGATGACCTCCAGGTGGCATCAGAAGATGCAGTATATGACTTTGTCTTGAAGTGGACAAGGGCTCATTATCCCTTGATAGAGGACCGCCGAGAAGTTCTTAGTTCAAGACTCGGTCGTTGCATCCGTTACCCTTTCATGAGCTGCCGAAAGCTTCGGAAGGTTCTCACATGTAATGACTTCGAACATGAGTTTGCATCTAAGCTTGTGCTTGAGGCCCTCTTTTTTAAAGCCGAGGCCCCTCACCGCCAGCGAACTCAAGCTGCAGAAGAATCAGGCTCGACCAGTCGTCGTTTTGTGGAGCGTGCATACAAGTATCGGCCTGTTAAGGTGGTCGAGTTTGAACTTCCAAGGCAACAATGTATAGTCTACTTAGATCTTAAACGGGATGAATGTGCTAATCTTTTTCCATCTGGGAGAGTATATTCTCAAGCTTTTCATTTGGGTGGACAAGGGTTTTTCCTGTCCGCACATTGCAACATGGATCAGCAAAGCTCTTTCCATTGTTTCGGTCTCTTTCTGGGAATGCAAGAAAAGGGTTCAGTGACATTTGCAGTCGATTATGAATTTGCAGCAAGGACTAAACCAGCAGAGGAGTATGTCAGCAAATACAAAGGAAACTACACTTTTACTGGGGGTAAGGCAGTTGGCTATCGC
- the LOC132632522 gene encoding BTB/POZ domain-containing protein POB1-like isoform X1 encodes MPFLSLSSSFSYSLTSFKLNSSATTRIHTSYLQQFNPPKRNHLRVFPLILMKDQNLDLFDPRTAIMDPDYSPTRTREPDFAFAFNDSNFSDRVLRIEILGDSIDGCDDSNNGCNSLADWARNRKRRREDFKKENDMYHSFAALDITACPEEQIIRCNQIDSEDADTENQDESVVAMIEEPNSGDEAANSDDSTWNCDSPRVIRVKTLHISSPILAAKSPFFYKLFSNGMRESEQRQVTLRINASEEAALMELLNFMYSNTLTTNTGPALLDVLMAADKFEVASCMRYCSRLLRNLPMTPESALLYLELPSSVLMADAVQPLTDAAKQFLAARYKDITKFQEEVIKLPLAGIEAILSSDDLQVASEDAVYDFVLKWTRAHYPLIEDRREVLSSRLGRCIRYPFMSCRKLRKVLTCNDFEHEFASKLVLEALFFKAEAPHRQRTQAAEESGSTSRRFVERAYKYRPVKVVEFELPRQQCIVYLDLKRDECANLFPSGRVYSQAFHLGGQGFFLSAHCNMDQQSSFHCFGLFLGMQEKGSVTFAVDYEFAARTKPAEEYVSKYKGNYTFTGGKAVGYRNLFAIPWTSFTAEDSLYFINGVLHLRAELTIRH; translated from the exons AtgccttttctctctctctcttcttctttttcttattcTCTCACTAGTTTTAAATTAAATTCATCTGCAACGACTCGAATCCACACATCTTATCTTCAGCAATTTAATCCCCCAAAACGAAACCACCTTAGGGTTTTTCCATTGATACTTATGAAGGATCAGAATTTGGACTTATTTGACCCGAGAACGGCAATAATGGACCCGGATTATTCCCCGACCCGTACCCGAGAACCCGATTTCGCTTTCGCCTTCAACGATAGCAACTTCTCTGATCGTGTCCTTCGGATCGAGATCCTAGGCGATTCAATCGACGGTTGTGATGATTCTAATAATGGATGTAATAGCCTTGCTGATTGGGCGCGTAATCGTAAACGCCGCCGTGAAGATTTTAAAAAGGAAAACG ACATGTACCACTCGTTTGCAGCTTTGGATATCACAGCATGCCCTGAAGAACAGATAATAAGATGTAATCAAATTGATAGTGAAGATGCTGATACCGAAAATCAAGACGAATCAGTTGTTGCAATGATTGAAGAGCCAAACTCAG GAGATGAAGCTGCTAATAGTGACGATTCAACTTGGAATTGTGATTCGCCAAGGGTTATAAGAGTTAAAACACTACACATTAGCTCCCCCATTTTAGCAGCCAAGAGTCCATTCTTCTACAAG CTCTTCTCAAATGGGATGAGAGAGTCTGAGCAAAGACAAGTGACTCTACGTATTAATGCTTCAG AGGAAGCTGCATTGATGGAGCTCCTCAATTTTATGTATAGCAATACGTTGACTACAAATACCGGGCCTGCTTTGCTGGATGTGCTCATGGCTGCTGATAAGTTTGAGGTTGCTTCTTGCATGAGGTATTGCAGCCGACTGCTACGTAATTTGCCTATGACTCCGGAGTCAGCTTTGCTTTATTTGGAGCTTCCCTCTAGTGTCCTGATGGCTGATGCAGTTCAGCCATTGACTGATGCAGCAAAACAATTCCTAGCCGCACGATACAAAGATATAACCAA GTTTCAAGAAGAGGTCATCAAGTTGCCTCTTGCTGGTATTGAGGCAATTTTGTCCAGTGATGACCTCCAGGTGGCATCAGAAGATGCAGTATATGACTTTGTCTTGAAGTGGACAAGGGCTCATTATCCCTTGATAGAGGACCGCCGAGAAGTTCTTAGTTCAAGACTCGGTCGTTGCATCCGTTACCCTTTCATGAGCTGCCGAAAGCTTCGGAAGGTTCTCACATGTAATGACTTCGAACATGAGTTTGCATCTAAGCTTGTGCTTGAGGCCCTCTTTTTTAAAGCCGAGGCCCCTCACCGCCAGCGAACTCAAGCTGCAGAAGAATCAGGCTCGACCAGTCGTCGTTTTGTGGAGCGTGCATACAAGTATCGGCCTGTTAAGGTGGTCGAGTTTGAACTTCCAAGGCAACAATGTATAGTCTACTTAGATCTTAAACGGGATGAATGTGCTAATCTTTTTCCATCTGGGAGAGTATATTCTCAAGCTTTTCATTTGGGTGGACAAGGGTTTTTCCTGTCCGCACATTGCAACATGGATCAGCAAAGCTCTTTCCATTGTTTCGGTCTCTTTCTGGGAATGCAAGAAAAGGGTTCAGTGACATTTGCAGTCGATTATGAATTTGCAGCAAGGACTAAACCAGCAGAGGAGTATGTCAGCAAATACAAAGGAAACTACACTTTTACTGGGGGTAAGGCAGTTGGCTATCGC
- the LOC132632522 gene encoding BTB/POZ domain-containing protein POB1-like isoform X3 — protein sequence MIEEPNSGDEAANSDDSTWNCDSPRVIRVKTLHISSPILAAKSPFFYKLFSNGMRESEQRQVTLRINASEEAALMELLNFMYSNTLTTNTGPALLDVLMAADKFEVASCMRYCSRLLRNLPMTPESALLYLELPSSVLMADAVQPLTDAAKQFLAARYKDITKFQEEVIKLPLAGIEAILSSDDLQVASEDAVYDFVLKWTRAHYPLIEDRREVLSSRLGRCIRYPFMSCRKLRKVLTCNDFEHEFASKLVLEALFFKAEAPHRQRTQAAEESGSTSRRFVERAYKYRPVKVVEFELPRQQCIVYLDLKRDECANLFPSGRVYSQAFHLGGQGFFLSAHCNMDQQSSFHCFGLFLGMQEKGSVTFAVDYEFAARTKPAEEYVSKYKGNYTFTGGKAVGYRNLFAIPWTSFTAEDSLYFINGVLHLRAELTIRH from the exons ATGATTGAAGAGCCAAACTCAG GAGATGAAGCTGCTAATAGTGACGATTCAACTTGGAATTGTGATTCGCCAAGGGTTATAAGAGTTAAAACACTACACATTAGCTCCCCCATTTTAGCAGCCAAGAGTCCATTCTTCTACAAG CTCTTCTCAAATGGGATGAGAGAGTCTGAGCAAAGACAAGTGACTCTACGTATTAATGCTTCAG AGGAAGCTGCATTGATGGAGCTCCTCAATTTTATGTATAGCAATACGTTGACTACAAATACCGGGCCTGCTTTGCTGGATGTGCTCATGGCTGCTGATAAGTTTGAGGTTGCTTCTTGCATGAGGTATTGCAGCCGACTGCTACGTAATTTGCCTATGACTCCGGAGTCAGCTTTGCTTTATTTGGAGCTTCCCTCTAGTGTCCTGATGGCTGATGCAGTTCAGCCATTGACTGATGCAGCAAAACAATTCCTAGCCGCACGATACAAAGATATAACCAA GTTTCAAGAAGAGGTCATCAAGTTGCCTCTTGCTGGTATTGAGGCAATTTTGTCCAGTGATGACCTCCAGGTGGCATCAGAAGATGCAGTATATGACTTTGTCTTGAAGTGGACAAGGGCTCATTATCCCTTGATAGAGGACCGCCGAGAAGTTCTTAGTTCAAGACTCGGTCGTTGCATCCGTTACCCTTTCATGAGCTGCCGAAAGCTTCGGAAGGTTCTCACATGTAATGACTTCGAACATGAGTTTGCATCTAAGCTTGTGCTTGAGGCCCTCTTTTTTAAAGCCGAGGCCCCTCACCGCCAGCGAACTCAAGCTGCAGAAGAATCAGGCTCGACCAGTCGTCGTTTTGTGGAGCGTGCATACAAGTATCGGCCTGTTAAGGTGGTCGAGTTTGAACTTCCAAGGCAACAATGTATAGTCTACTTAGATCTTAAACGGGATGAATGTGCTAATCTTTTTCCATCTGGGAGAGTATATTCTCAAGCTTTTCATTTGGGTGGACAAGGGTTTTTCCTGTCCGCACATTGCAACATGGATCAGCAAAGCTCTTTCCATTGTTTCGGTCTCTTTCTGGGAATGCAAGAAAAGGGTTCAGTGACATTTGCAGTCGATTATGAATTTGCAGCAAGGACTAAACCAGCAGAGGAGTATGTCAGCAAATACAAAGGAAACTACACTTTTACTGGGGGTAAGGCAGTTGGCTATCGC